From the Neoarius graeffei isolate fNeoGra1 chromosome 1, fNeoGra1.pri, whole genome shotgun sequence genome, one window contains:
- the LOC132881862 gene encoding probable E3 ubiquitin-protein ligase RNF144A-A, with amino-acid sequence MSCRHVVSPQTLTVYCRSLLDQGQYKFFCPAIKDGTNTKRCGAEWKYMEVQRIAVLSQEEQSNFEETMAVLAAAKYCEFNQCPGCKSYVERQNLTNLCVHCIICTAETGKMFEFCWQCLKTWKGPAPRSEKCDNSGCVNHTLEKLLKCADTILPEVQNLKCPSLRACPTCGNLVEHDTTGCKNIICNRCQIEFCFSCLKIKAECLQTSSHYTPCKNGVAPRQTSIPTWRK; translated from the exons ATGTCCTGTAGACATGTTGTCTCACCACAGACTCTCACAGTCTATTGTCGCAGTCTACTGGATCAG GGCCAGTACAAGTTCTTCTGTCCAGCAATAAAAGATGGAACAAATACAAAGAGGTGTGGGGCTGAGTGGAAGTACATGGAAGTGCAGAGAATTGCTGTACTGAGTCAAGAGGAGCAGAGCAACTTTGAGGAGACTATGGCTGTACTGGCCGCAGCTAAGTACTGTGAATTCAACCAA tGTCCAGGTTGCAAATCATATGTAGAGAGGCAGAATTTGACCAATCTGTGTGTACACTGCATCATCTGTACAGCAGAGACTGGTAAGATGTTTGAGTTCTGCTGGCAGTGTCTGAAGACCTGGAAAGGGCCAGCACCTCGCTCGGAGAAGTGTGACAACAGTGGCTGTGTTAACCACACACTTGAGAAGCTGTTAAAATGTGCTGATACAATCCTTCCTGAGGTTCAAAACCTAAAATGCCCTTCATTGCGAGCTTGTCCTACATGTGGAAACCTGGTGGAGCATGACACAACAGGGTGCAAGAATATTATATGTAATCGATGCCAGATTGAATTCTGCTTTTCTTGCTTAAAGATCAAAGCTGAATGCCTACAAACAAGCTCACACTATACACCTTGCAAAAATGGTGTAGCACCTCGCCaaacatccattccaacctggagAAAATAG